Proteins encoded by one window of Moorella humiferrea:
- a CDS encoding sensor histidine kinase, translating into MATANHSYWLIAALLGQSFLINIAVQNLQLSQYAFYKPIVIGANLVSLSFYLMILLLIKKILELRRQQQLLEQKETELDSVQSLLRTVRAQRHDIINHLDTVYALLSLGKEVLAREYASHLVQIAGNTSHLIWLEQPVIAAFLQNKLNQAIAKEITMYIDVSTDLKDLAVKPYALVTILGNLLENAMEAVETLPPGQRQIELEISRANLYYLFTVSNSGPPLDSAIKDVIFQPGVSTKGPDRGLGLATVKEVVENHGGTIEVEADPVTFRIKFPATIQQG; encoded by the coding sequence ATGGCTACCGCAAATCATAGTTACTGGTTAATCGCGGCCTTGCTAGGTCAGTCCTTTCTAATAAACATTGCTGTCCAGAACCTGCAGCTTTCCCAATATGCCTTCTATAAACCGATAGTCATAGGAGCGAACCTTGTTAGCCTGTCATTTTATCTTATGATTCTCTTATTGATTAAAAAAATATTGGAACTAAGGCGGCAACAGCAACTCCTGGAGCAAAAAGAAACGGAGCTGGACAGCGTTCAGAGCCTCCTGCGCACCGTACGCGCCCAAAGGCACGATATCATTAACCATCTTGATACTGTCTATGCCCTGCTTTCCTTGGGAAAAGAAGTCCTGGCCCGGGAGTACGCCTCGCATTTAGTGCAAATTGCTGGCAATACCAGCCACCTGATATGGTTGGAGCAACCCGTGATTGCCGCCTTCTTACAAAATAAACTCAATCAGGCTATAGCCAAGGAAATAACTATGTATATTGACGTAAGTACGGATTTAAAGGATTTGGCTGTAAAGCCGTATGCTCTTGTTACCATACTGGGGAACCTCCTGGAAAACGCCATGGAGGCGGTAGAGACCTTACCGCCCGGGCAACGCCAGATAGAATTGGAAATATCCAGGGCCAACCTGTATTATCTATTTACCGTCAGCAATTCCGGCCCTCCCTTAGACTCCGCAATTAAAGATGTTATCTTCCAGCCGGGCGTCTCTACCAAAGGGCCCGACCGGGGTCTGGGCCTGGCTACGGTAAAGGAAGTGGTCGAGAATCACGGGGGGACAATTGAAGTCGAGGCTGATCCGGTTACTTTCCGAATTAAGTTTCCTGCAACAATTCAGCAAGGATGA
- a CDS encoding LytR/AlgR family response regulator transcription factor, which yields MLTAIIADDNVAERTYFCGLLRETQKVKVVGEAADGLAALDLASHLRPDIAFLDIQMPGPNGLEVAREIMTTVPLTLIVFFTAHSGYAANAFEINSVDYLLKPFDAFRVRKALARIEEKLALRQVNKRSQKLNKLALKSRGEMILIDLNEIVFIEKSGKNTTIVHTVKRDFTTSQTIGELEQQLEGNDCFQRVHKSYLINLNMVERISPFADNSFVVRFAGYKKDALISRNNIELVKKHLNLA from the coding sequence ATGCTAACAGCTATAATTGCCGATGATAACGTGGCGGAAAGAACTTATTTTTGCGGATTACTCCGAGAAACGCAAAAAGTAAAGGTAGTAGGCGAAGCCGCTGATGGCCTGGCAGCCCTGGATTTAGCCTCCCATCTGCGGCCGGACATTGCCTTTTTAGATATCCAAATGCCCGGGCCGAATGGTCTTGAAGTAGCCAGGGAAATTATGACAACCGTTCCCCTGACTTTAATCGTCTTTTTTACGGCTCATTCTGGGTATGCCGCCAATGCCTTTGAAATAAACAGCGTCGATTATCTTCTCAAACCCTTTGACGCCTTCCGCGTAAGGAAGGCCCTGGCTAGAATTGAAGAAAAGTTGGCCCTCAGGCAAGTTAATAAAAGAAGTCAAAAGTTAAACAAACTGGCTTTAAAAAGCAGGGGAGAAATGATCCTTATCGACCTCAACGAAATAGTGTTTATCGAAAAGAGCGGCAAGAACACAACAATAGTTCATACTGTCAAAAGGGACTTTACCACGAGTCAAACCATTGGAGAACTGGAGCAGCAACTGGAGGGAAATGACTGCTTTCAGAGGGTTCATAAATCATACCTGATAAATTTAAATATGGTGGAAAGGATCAGCCCTTTTGCCGATAACTCCTTTGTGGTCAGGTTTGCCGGATACAAAAAGGATGCCCTCATTAGCAGGAACAATATTGAATTGGTCAAAAAGCATCTTAATCTTGCTTAG